TCTTCACAAAAACCGACAGCTACATTCCCATGTAAACAAAGAATTTGTGGCAGGTTCAGAGTAATTTTTGAACAGCGAACATAAGCTTGTATAAGTAAAGGGTCCCAATTAAACGTAGCTATGCAATCTTTATTAGTTAAACTTAATATTAAAAGATCATAAATTGTTGGTTCTTCAGGTAACTCCAACGAAGCAAAATAATCATAAAGTCTTTCTTCTAGTTTTCTAACTATTTCGGAGCACTCTTCTCTCTCAAATAATTCTGAATAGATATCCTCTAAATTTTCGCTCTTTGTCTGTAATTCAACACCAGCAAGAATTTCTTCTAAATTAAGTTTTTTTAGCAATCCATTCATAACTGAAGAGCTTTTCCCATTTTTATCACCATCTGGAATTGCTGCAATAGTAGCACCAGCGCCTAGAATAACTGTATGCGATCTCATCTCATTTCTCCTGAAAGTCTTTTGACACTATTATACCACTGTATCTACTTTATCTATGCTTCAAATACTATTATTATAGCCATAATATTTTTAATAAAATGTACAATTGAACCGTCACTTCTTCTGCTGTTACTTGAGTAAAAAATGTACAAATCAATTTATTAGATTTGATAATATGATGAACTATAAAATATACAAAATACCACTCCCGAATAATGTACAAAACAAAAATAAGGTACACTTTTTAAAGAATGTACTTTATGCTTCTAATTCAGTTGTATCAATGGTTTAAGTCTTGTTTAGTCAATTGTACATAAACTTTTAGTTTTCTTTCTATACTAGATCCCTTTTAAACACAATAAAATCAGCAAACCTCATGGATTTACTGAATGTTTTCTTCTATAATTTATTTTTCTACATATCGAAATGGAATCTTGCTACCACAGAGCCAATTATAGACTCGATCATTAACTTGAACATTCATAGCTTCGTGGGCATATTCTGGCATGATTAAATGCTCTTTTGGACATTCTAATCGATTATAAATGGCATACTGTGTCTCAGGATAACAGACATCATCATCTAGCCCGGTAATCATGTGAACCTGTCCTTTGATACGATGCGCAAAATTTTTCACATCAATATAGGCTAAAGTCTGCATCAAACGATCTTCCGTTTCATGGAATGGATCATGGAACTTGAAATAACGGAAAAGCTCGTCATAGGCCTCGCTGGTGTTCCCAATCTCTAATACACGTCTGAAATCCGATAAGAATGGATAAATGGCTACAGTTCGTTGGATTCGGGGATTCAATCCAGCAGCAACCAGAGCTAGGGCACCTCCTTGAGAGGCTCCGTAGCTAGCAAGTCTGCTGTCGTCAACTTGAGGGAGGCTGGCTACAATTTCAATTAACTGGTAAAGATCTAAGTAGATATCCTTATAAAAGAGCTGGTCCGGACCTTCCACAGCTCCACGTATAATCTGTCCTTTAACCGTATTTCCAAGTGGTGAGCGATCTCCGTCAGTTGAATAGCCTGACTGCCCTCTCACGTCCATAGACACAACACCATAGCCGGCTACTGTATAAGCTAACATATCAGCCCAATCCCAACAACGTCCCATATAGCCATGAAAATGGAAAATAACGGGAACTTTTTGATCCGTTTTTGGAAGGATCATTCTTGAATAGACAAGGCCATTTCTAGTTCCTTTAAAGGTTAATTCATAACAAGCGACATTTGGAATGTTGAAATCTCGTTTTTCAAGCTTGTATTCAGGCAGTTCAGTCATCTTTGCTAGGGCTTGATTCCAAAAAGCATCAAAATCTGCGGGAACATCATCCCGTCCCTTGTAAACTTTCATTGTCTCTAGTAACTTAGGATCTTTCATAAAATCCTCCTTAGGTATGTGTAATCGCTACAAAAAATGTACCATATTTACCTAAGGATTGCAAGAGACAAATAAAAATTACATAACCGAAATTATGTAATTTAATTATAGATTCAAAAATAGACTTAATTGTTTCACTAGATCTGGATTAGTGGGTAAAGCTGAATGATGAGCCTTGCGACCGTTTAAATTCACTTCTGTATAGGCTTGTTTCTCAAAAATAGATTGTGCTGCTTGGGCACTAGAGAGGGGAACGATGCCATCTGATT
The Streptococcus parasanguinis genome window above contains:
- a CDS encoding acetylxylan esterase, which codes for MKDPKLLETMKVYKGRDDVPADFDAFWNQALAKMTELPEYKLEKRDFNIPNVACYELTFKGTRNGLVYSRMILPKTDQKVPVIFHFHGYMGRCWDWADMLAYTVAGYGVVSMDVRGQSGYSTDGDRSPLGNTVKGQIIRGAVEGPDQLFYKDIYLDLYQLIEIVASLPQVDDSRLASYGASQGGALALVAAGLNPRIQRTVAIYPFLSDFRRVLEIGNTSEAYDELFRYFKFHDPFHETEDRLMQTLAYIDVKNFAHRIKGQVHMITGLDDDVCYPETQYAIYNRLECPKEHLIMPEYAHEAMNVQVNDRVYNWLCGSKIPFRYVEK